From a region of the Triticum aestivum cultivar Chinese Spring chromosome 7D, IWGSC CS RefSeq v2.1, whole genome shotgun sequence genome:
- the LOC123166239 gene encoding protein disulfide isomerase-like 1-5 yields the protein MRATRLLAAAALLAALLAVSAAAAKLDLDDVDDSEVLEALLAVDDEEEAAPPGAGAGGGGGAEAVRRTQSMVLVLDNDNAARAVRDHPELLLLGYAPWCERSAKLMPRFAEAAAALRAMGSAVAFAKLDGERFPKAASAVGVNGFPSVLLFVNGTEHAYTGLHTKDAIVTWVRKKTGTPVIRLESKDSAEEFLKKGHTFALGLFKNYEGAGHEEFVKAATAENEVQFVETNDRNVAKILFPGIASEEQFLGLVKSEPEKFEKFDGAFEEKEILQFVELNKFPLITAFTDLNSAKVYSSPIKLQVFTFAEAYDFEDLESIVQEVARGFKTKIMFIYVDTAEENLAKPFLTLYGLEGDKPTVTAFDTSKGTKYLLEADINEKNLKEFSLSLLDGTLPPYFRSEPVPQEKGLVEKVVGRTFDSSVLQSPHNVLLEAHAPWCVDCEAISKNIEKLAKHFSGLDNLKFARIDASVNEHPKLQVNNYPTLLLYPAEDKTNPIKLSKKLSLKDMARFVKEKLQISDVEIKEKLQTSDVETVAAADNVKDEL from the exons ATGAGGGCGACGCGGCTCCtcgcggcggcggcgctcctcgcCGCGCTGCTCGCGGTGtccgcggcggcggcgaagctcgatCTGGACGACGTGGACGACTCGGAGGTGCTGGAGGCGCTGCTGGCggtggacgacgaggaggaggcggcgccgcctggggcgggcgcgggcgggggcgggggcgcggaggcggtgcggcggacgcagtccaTGGTGCTGGTGCTCGACAACGACAACGCGGCGCGCGCCGTGCGGGACCACCCGGAGCTGCTGCTCCTCGGCTACGCGCCCTGGTGCGAGCGCAGCGCCAAGCTCATGCCGCGCTTCGCCGAGGCCGCCGCGGCGCTGCGCGCCATGGGGAGCGCCGTCGCCTTCGCCAAGCTCGACGGGGAGCGGTTCCCCAAGGCCGCCTCCGCCGTCGGGGTCAACGGCTTCCCCTCCGTGCTCCTCTTCGTCAACGGCACCGAGCACGCCTACACTGGCCTCCACACCAA GGACGCGATAGTTACTTGGGTTAGAAAGAAGACTGGCACACCAGTAATTAGGCTTGAGTCGAAGGATTCAGCTGAGGAATTTCTTAAGAAGGGCCATACATTTGCTCTCGGCTTATTCAAGAATTACGAG GGAGCTGGCCACGAAGAATTTGTGAAGGCAGCGACTGCTGAAAATGAGGTTCAATTTGTAGAAACAAATGATAGGAATGTGGCCAAGATTCTTTTTCCAGGGATTGCATCTGAAGAACAATTCCTGGGCCTTGTGAAAAGCGAACCAGAGAAGTTTGAAAAGTTCG ATGGAGCGTTCGAAGAAAAGGAGATATTGCAGTTTGTGGAGCTTAACAAGTTCCCACTAATTACTGCATTCACTGATTTAAACTCGGCTAAAGTCTATTCAAGCCCAATTAAGTTGCAG GTCTTCACCTTCGCAGAGGCTTATGATTTTGAAGATCTTGAATCTATTGTCCAAGAGGTGGCCAGAGGATTTAAGACAAAG ATAATGTTTATATATGTGGACACTGCTGAAGAAAACCTTGCAAAACCATTCCTGACTCTCTATGGCCTTGAAGGAGATAAACCTACT GTTACAGCATTTGATACGAGCAAAGGTACTAAATATCTGTTGGAGGCAGATATTAACGAGAAGAACCTAAAG GAGTTCTCCTTAAGCCTTTTGGATGGTACACTCCCTCCATACTTCCGCTCAGAACCAGTACCACAAGAA AAAGGACTTGTTGAAAAGGTTGTTGGACGTACATTTGATTCTTCTGTCCTGCAAAGCCCTCACAATGTCCTCCTCGAG GCTCATGCACCTTGGTGTGTTGACTGTGAAGCCATCAGTAAAAACATTGAGAAGTTGGCCAAGCATTTCAGTGGTTTGGACAATCTTAAATTTGCACGTATTGATGCTTCGGTGAATGAACATCCAAAATTGCAG GTAAACAATTACCCCACACTCTTGCTTTATCCTGCTGAAGACAAGACCAACCCG ATCAAACTTTCAAAGAAATTAAGCCTGAAAGACATGGCGAGATTCGTCAAGGAGAAGCTGCAGATTTCGGACGTCGAGATTAAGGAGAAGCTCCAAACTTCTGACGTCGAAACAGTAGCGGCCGCTGACAATGTCAAGGATGAGCTATAG
- the LOC123169567 gene encoding subtilisin-like protease SBT6.1 produces MPPAPMAAEKRRAAYAAFLPLLLLLALRALLPSSAPPARGGEETLASSRYVVRFLEYRPADDHREYLEGGLPREAGPWRWVERRNPATAHPTDFAVLEIRDAHRDAVFEAVRALGRVRDVHPDASHSRAALSADRARGKRFTAMSFEEEGRGDDDDAVPSNNASSSSGGPRRKLQMRRPHVTSLFGAAQLWERGFTGRKVKMAIFDTGIRADHPHFRNIKERTNWTNEDTLNDNLGHGTFVAGVIAGQDPECPGFAPNTEIYAFRVFTDAQISYTSWFLDAFNYAMATGMDVLNLSIGGPDYLDLPFVEKVWELTANNIIMVSAIGNDGPLYGTLNNPADQSDVIGVGGIDYNNHIASFSSRGMTTWELPHGYGRVKPDVVAYSRDIMGSKTSTGCKTLSGTSVASPVVAGAVCLLVSVIPEDKRKSILNPASMKQALVEGASKLVGPNIYEQGAGKPDLWQSYEILKNYQPRASVFPNMLDFTDCPYFWPFCRQPLYAGAMPVVFNATILNGMGVIGYVKDPPVWQPSEDVGNLLTVHFTYSDTIWPWTGYLALHMQVKDEGSHFSGIISGNVTLSIYSPAAEGESSPRSSTCVLYLKVRVVQTPVRSRRILWDQFHNIKYPSGYVPRDSLNVNNDILDWHGDHLHTNFHILFNMLRDAGYYIETLGSPLTCFDASNYGTLLMVDLEDEYFSEEIQKLRDDVVHKGLGLAVFAEWYHVDTMVKMTFFDENTRSWWSPLTGGANIPALNELLAPFGIAFGDKILSGDFSINGEQSHYASGTDIVQFPAGGFLHGFELQEDPKTAHNSSTPDTQNSQSQEKSKLSSILGMLEAGEGRIAVYGDSNCLDSSHMVTNCYWLLRKIVEFAGNGLRDPVLFSEATRLKFPVFENTQKPLRRPDVNFSMFSSVIGKELICHQDSRFEVWGTKGYGIQPTGTTRKLPEYQKNEVSSSPNRLIKSSYKRQDEAGLQKSILAPSANKFDDKRDYFGFISHEEVASQWMVPACFAVTTCILVYLSCRAQQRRRRPRKGSATGRLSSSV; encoded by the exons ATGCCGCCGGCCCCGATGGCAGCCGAGAAGAGGAGGGCCGCGTACGCGGCCTTCCTCccgctgctcctcctcctcgcgctccgcgccctcctcccctcctccgccCCCCCGGCCCGGGGCGGGGAGGAAACCCTAGCCAGCAGCAGGTACGTCGTGCGGTTCCTCGAGTACCGCCCCGCCGACGACCACCGGGAATACCTGGAGGGCGGCCTCCCCCGCGAGGCCGGGCCGTGGCGGTGGGTGGAGCGGCGGAACCCCGCGACCGCGCACCCGACCGACTTCGCCGTGCTCGAGATCCGCGACGCGCACCGGGACGCCGTCTTCGAGGCCGTCCGCGCGCTCGGCCGCGTCCGGGACGTGCACCCCGACGCCAGCCACTCGCGGGCCGCCCTGTCGGCGGATCGGGCGCGGGGCAAGCGGTTCACCGCCATGTCGTTCGAGGAGgaggggcgcggcgacgacgacgacgcggttcCCAGCAATAATGCTAGTTCCTCTTCTGGTGGTCCGAGGCGGAAGCTTCAAATGCGG AGACCACATGTGACATCTCTATTTGGAGCTGCACAACTATGGGAAAGAGGCTTCACTGGTAGGAAAGTCAAAATGGCCATTTTTGACACTGGTATTCGGGCAGATCACCCACATTTTCGCAATATTAAG GAGCGCACAAATTGGACAAATGAAGACACATTAAATGACAACCTTGGACATGGAACATTTGTAGCTGGAGTGATTGCTGGTCAAGATCCAGAATGTCCTGGATTTGCACCAAACACTGAGATATATGCATTTCGAGTGTTCACAGATGCTCAG ATATCCTACACATCATGGTTCTTGGATGCATTTAATTATGCGATGGCAACTGGTATGGATGTATTGAATTTGAGTATTGGTGGACCTGATTACCTGGATCTCCCCTTTGTGGAAAAG GTCTGGGAGCTCACAGCAAACAACATTATTATGGTATCAGCTATTGGAAATGATGGTCCTCTCTATGGCACATTAAATAACCCAGCAGACCAAAGCGATGTCATCGGCGTTGGTGGTATTGATTACAATAACCACATAGCTTCATTTTCCTCTAGAGGCATGACTACCTGGGAACTTCCCCATGG ATATGGCCGTGTAAAACCTGATGTTGTCGCATACAGTCGTGATATAATGGGTTCGAAGACCAGCACAGGCTGCAAGACTCTTTCAGGTACAAGTGTTGCAAGCCCGGTGGTTGCTGGAGCAGTatgcttgcttgttagtgttataCCAGAAGACAAGCGAAAATCCATCCTTAATCCTGCTAGTATGAAACAGGCCCTTGTTGAGGGTGCTTCTAAGCTTGTGGGGCCGAATATATATGAGCAGGGTGCAGGCAAGCCTGATCT ATGGCAATCATATGAAATATTGAAAAATTACCAACCACGAGCAAGTGTATTTCCTAACATGCTTGACTTCACCGACTGTCCCTACTTCTGGCCTTTTTGTCGGCAACCTTTGTATGCTGGAGCCATGCCAGTAGTATTCAATGCTACAATTCTTAACGGGATGGGGGTGATTGGTTATGTTAAGGATCCACCTGTATGGCAGCCATCTGAAGATGTGGGCAATCTTCTCACTGTTCACTTCACCTACTCGGACACCATCTGGCCTTGGACAGGGTACCTTGCCCTGCACATGCAAGTTAAAGACGAAGGTTCTCATTTTTCAGGCATAATTAGTGGCAATGTTACCCTGTCGATTTACAGCCCAGCTGCTGAGGGGGAAAGCAGCCCACGGAGTAGTACGTGTGTTCTTTACCTGAAGGTCAGGGTGGTTCAAACACCTGTTAGGTCAAGGAGAATACTGTGGGACCAATTTCATAACATCAAGTACCCATCTGGATATGTTCCGAGGGATTCACTTAATGTGAATAATGATATCCTTGATTGGCATGGTGACCACTTGCACACGAATTTTCACATACTGTTCAACATGCTGAGAGATGCAGGATACTATATTGAGACCCTTGGGTCACCACTTACCTGCTTTGACGCTAGCAATTATGGTACACTGCTCATGGTTGATCTTGAGGACGAGTACTTCAGTGAAGAGATTCAGAAACTCAGGGATGATGTTGTACACAAGGGGCTCGGCCTTGCTGTTTTTGCTGAATGGTATCAtgttgataccatggtgaagatgACATTCTTTGATGAAAATACCCGCAGTTGGTGGAGTCCGCTTACTGGTGGTGCAAATATTCCTGCGCTTAATGAACTTCTGGCCCCATTTGGCATTGCTTTTGGGGACAAAATATTGAGTGGTGATTTCTCAATCAATGGTGAGCAGTCCCACTATGCTTCTGGGACTGATATAGTGCAATTCCCAGCAGGAGGTTTTTTGCATGGCTTCGAACTCCAGGAAGACCCCAAAACTGCACATAATAGCTCAACTCCAGATACACAGAACTCCCAGTCCCAGGAGAAGAGCAAG CTCTCCTCGATTCTTGGTATGCTTGAAGCAGGCGAAGGGCGAATTGCAGTATATGGGGATTCAAATTGTCTTGACAGTAGTCACATGGTAACAAACTGTTATTGGCTTTTGAGAAAAATTGTGGAGTTTGCTGGCAATGGACTCAGAGATCCTGTCCTTTTCTCAGAAGCAACTCGGTTAAAATTTCCAGTTTTTGAGAACACCCAGAAACCCTTGCGTAGACCCGATGTAAATTTTTCAATGTTTTCATCTGTCATTGGCAAGGAATTGATATGTCACCAGGATTCCCGATTTGAAGTTTGGGGTACGAAAGGTTATGGTATCCAACCAACAGGCACAACAAGAAAGCTGCCAGAATACCAAAAGAATGAAGTTTCTAGTAGTCCCAATCGATTAATAAAATCGTCTTACAAGAGACAAGATGAAGCTGGCTTGCAAAAATCCATTTTAGCACCGAGTGCTAATAAATTTGATGATAAAAGAGATTATTTTGGCTTTATCAGCCATGAAGAG